The proteins below are encoded in one region of Populus alba chromosome 2, ASM523922v2, whole genome shotgun sequence:
- the LOC118057814 gene encoding uncharacterized protein: MYETCSLADSTPDHVAGTWYSVPDLRLRDHRFTVPLDYSIDRNASPKISVFAREVVSVGKEEQLLPYLLYLQGGPGFECPRPTEASGWIHKTCEEFRVILMDQRGTGLSTPLTPSSMSQLGSAEEIAEYLKYFRADNIVNDAEFIRVRLVPEAGPWTVLGQSYGGFCSVTYLSFAPQGLKQVLLTGGIPPVGNGSTADAVYRACYPQVIHQNEKYYKRFPQDVEIVREVVKYLAESEGGGVPLPSGGFLTPRGLQILGLSGLGSSSGFERLHYMFERAWDPVIVPGSRKQISYYFLKAFENWLDFDTNPLYALLHESIYCQGDSSLWSAHRIRTEDDGKFDAIRAVKEGRPVFFTGEMVFPWMFEEFHALSKFKDAAHLLAEKKDWPPLYDIAVLNNNKVPVAAAVYYEDMYVNFKLAMETASQVAGIRLWITNEYMHSGLRDGGGQVLDHLLGMLNGRKPLF; this comes from the exons ATGTATGAAACTTGCTCCCTCGCCGACTCTACGCCGGATCACGTCGCCGGAACATGGTACTCGGTGCCGGACCTCCGCCTTCGCGACCACCGATTCACTGTCCCTCTCGATTATTCCATCGATCGCAATGCTTCTCCTAAAATCTCCGTTTTCGCTCGCGAAGTGGTTTCCG TTGGGAAAGAAGAACAACTGCTGCCATACCTATTATATCTACAAGGGGGGCCGGGTTTCGAGTGCCCAAGGCCGACTGAGGCGAGTGGATGGATACATAAAACATGTGAAGAATTCCGTGTTATTTTGATGGACCAG CGAGGAACAGGCTTATCAACTCCTTTGACACCATCATCCATGTCACAATTGGGTTCTGCGGAGGAGATTGCTGAATATTTGAAATACTTTAGAGCTGACAATATAGTGAATGATGCTGAGTTTATCCGAGTTCGTCTTGTGCCTGAAGCTGGACCGTGGACAGTTTTGGGTCAG AGCTATGGTGGCTTTTGTTCAGTAACTTATTTGAGCTTTGCACCACAAGGGCTAAAACAGGTCCTTCTAACTGGAGGAATCCCTCCTGTAGGAAATGGATCCACTGCAGATGCTGTCTATAGAGCATGCTATCCTCAGGTTATTCACCAGAATGAAAAGTACTACAAGAGGTTTCCTCAGGATGTTGAAATTGTTCGTGAAGTTGTGAAATATTTGGCAGAATCTGAAGGAGGCGGG GTACCTCTTCCATCAGGAGGATTCTTAACCCCAAGAGGACTGCAAATTCTTGGTCTCTCTGGTTTAGGATCCAGTTCAGGTTTTGAGCGTTTGCACTACAT GTTTGAAAGGGCATGGGATCCTGTAATAGTTCCAGGATCTCGTAAGCAAATCAGCTATTACTTCTTGAAAGCC TTTGAGAATTGGCTAGATTTTGATACAAACCCACTCTACGCTCTCCTGCATGAGTCCATATATTGTCAG GGTGATTCATCGCTGTGGTCTGCTCACAGAATACGGACTGAGGATGATGGTAAATTTGATGCAATCAGGGCTGTCAAAGAAGGTCGCCCTGTATTTTTCACAGGAGAG ATGGTGTTCCCATGGATGTTCGAAGAATTTCATGCCTTGAGCAAATTTAAAGATGCTGCTCATTTATTGGCTGAGAAGAAAGATTGGCCTCCTCTATATGACATTGCTGTGCTGAATAATAACAAG GTACCTGTTGCAGCTGCTGTTTATTATGAAGATATGTATGTTAATTTCAAGTTGGCAATGGAGACAGCTTCTCAGGTAGCTGGAATTAGGCTATGGATAACCAACGAATACATGCATTCTGGTCTGCGAGACGGAGGGGGGCAGGTTCTTGATCATTTGTTGGGGATGTTAAATGGAAGAAAGCCGTTGTTCTGA
- the LOC118057815 gene encoding uncharacterized protein has translation MRRSLFTSMALSLITKRGFCTKPEKIVASVLFERLPVVIPKIDPVVYAFTEFSFRWRQQFRRRYPDEFLDKSNSSGKGDYQIEYEPAPRITEADKTNDKRSLQRALDRKLYLLLYGKAYGSPSDKPVWHFPEKVYESEETLRKCAESALQSVLGELSHTYFVGNAPMGHMVIQPTDDAQESGYKRFFFKTQATATDKFKIGKCEDFVWVTKDELLGYFPEQTEYLNKMIIS, from the exons ATGCGAAGATCGTTATTCACATCAATGGCTCTATCTCTGATAACAAAGCGAGGATTTTGTACCAAACCAGAGAAAATCGTAGCTTCTGTACTGTTCGAGAGATTGCCAGTTGTTATTCCCAAAATCGACCCTGTGGTCTATGCATTTACCGAGTTCTC ATTTCGTTGGAGGCAGCAGTTTCGACGCAGATATCCAGATGAGTTTTTAGACAAGTCTAATTCTAG TGGAAAAGGTGACTATCAAATTGAGTATGAACCAGCTCCCCGCATCACGGAAGCTGACAAGACAAATGATAAAAG GTCATTACAGAGGGCACTTGACAGAaaactttatcttcttctttatggAAAAGCATATGGGTCTCCTAGTGACAAGCCTGTCTGGCATTTTCCTGAAAAAGTTTATGAATCTGAGGAAACATTGCGGAAG TGTGCAGAATCTGCATTACAGTCTGTCTTAGGTGAACTTTCTCACACATATTTTGTTGGCAATGCTCCTATGGGTCATATGGTCATTCAGCCAACAGATGATGCACAAGAGTCTGGCTACAAG cgaTTCTTTTTCAAGACCCAGGCGACTGCAACGgacaaatttaaaattggaAAGTGTGAAGACTTTGTTTGGGTGACAAAGGATGAACTACTGGGCTATTTTCCTGAGCAAACTGAATATCTCAACAAGATGATCATCAGCTGA